One Dioscorea cayenensis subsp. rotundata cultivar TDr96_F1 chromosome 17, TDr96_F1_v2_PseudoChromosome.rev07_lg8_w22 25.fasta, whole genome shotgun sequence DNA window includes the following coding sequences:
- the LOC120281023 gene encoding helicase and polymerase-containing protein TEBICHI-like, whose amino-acid sequence MASGSPKSRVDQFFGSRKRRPQSLKEEKPHENLKTTPESSPSGKGSLDSYLVRSPDSQRRLDLVKRNISLEIGLPSETAQKPVLRSCSSERTDGRVGEHGEQILEKDVSVCESIAGGTSELKKFATDFLSLYCSEVLPVEQEQKGQKRNGSPSLLVVCDQTNVKKQCALKIEDDAPVRDGSECSESKTSVKTQKMIDFSASKPTVSMRRCSGTPKAGLHAPGMLNTPRSVSRKSLISLGMSSGMKPLMLLMVFTIPWMKLLVQGEKGRMSVLWICHHV is encoded by the exons ATGGCCTCGGGATCCCCGAAATCTCGGGTCGATCAG TTCTTCGGATCAAGAAAGAGGAGACCTCAGTCTCTCAAAGAGGAGAAGCCCCATGAAAATCTTAAGACCACGCCGGAGTCGTCCCCCAGCGGTAAGGGCTCCCTTGATTCCTATCTCGTCAGATCCCCTGACTCTCAGCGCCGGCTTGATTTGGTGAAGAGGAATATCTCTTTGGAGATTGGTCTGCCGTCTGAGACTGCGCAAAAGCCCGTTCTCCGTTCGTGCTCTTCTGAGAGAACCGATGGCCGCGTTGGCGAACACGGAGAGCAGATTCTTGAGAAGGATGTTTCAGTATGCGAGTCAATAGCAGGCGGGACTTCGGAGCTCAAGAAGTTCGCCACTGATTTCCTCTCTTTGTATTGCAG TGAGGTTTTGCCTGTGGAACAAGAGCAGAAGGGGCAAAAAAGAAATGGTAGTCCATCTCTTCTGGTTGTTTGTGACCAAACCAATGTGAAGAAGCAGTGTGCTCTGAAAATAGAGGATGATGCTCCTGTTCGTGATGGTTCTGAATGTTCAGAGTCAAAGACGAGTGTGAAAACCCAAAAAATGATTGATTTTAGTGCCAGTAAACCCACAGTAAGCATGAGGAGATGCAGTGGCACACCAAAAGCTGGCTTGCATGCACCTGGTATGTTGAACACGCCTAGATCAGTAAGCAGGAAGTCCTTAATATCCCTGGGGATGAGTTCTGGAATGAAGCCTTTGATGTTGCTGATGGTTTTTACCATCCCGTGGATGAAGCTTCTTGTGCAAGGGGAGAAAGGGAGAATGTCTGTCctatggatttgtcatcatgtATAG